The Atribacterota bacterium DNA window AAGTCCGGTGAAAGTCCGGCGTGGTCCCGCCACTGTGACTGGGGAGCGTATTGCGAAAAAACCACTGGCTTTTCGAAGTCGGGAAGGAGCAAGAAGTGATGATCCAGAAGCCAGGAGACCTACCGTGGGCATGACTCACCCTCTTCGAGGAAAGGGGAGGTGGGACATGTTCTGGATGCAAAATCCTTCTCCTTCCTCCTCTCTGGGAATTCAATACAAAGGAGGATCTTCAATGATTCGTCGAGTCTGGATGGTCATTTTGAGTTTGTATCTTTTGGTATTTGTGTGGCCGGTTTTTTCTCAGGAAATAATTTTGCAGGACGATTGGGGTAGAGAATTCCACATTTTAAACCCTGCACAGCGCATTGTTTCTCTTTCTCCAGCTAATACTGAAGTTGTCTTTGCTCTGGGTCTGGGAGACCGGCTGATTGGTGTAACCAACTATTGCAATTATCCCGAGGAAGCACAGGAAAAAGAAAAGGTTGGTAATATAACTGAAGTGGACCTGGAAAAAGTGATCCGTCTGGAACCAGACCTTGTGCTGGCGGGCTCACTAACCCCTCGAGAAATGGTTGATAAGCTCGAAGAATTGGGAGTTAGGGTTTTTGTCCTTGATGCACATACCATTGACGAAGTTTTCGGGGGTCTCAGAAAGGTAGCGATTATCGCCGGGGTAAGGGATAAAGGAGAGCAACTCGTTCAAACCTTAAGGGATGAGCTGGTGCGTATCACGCAGAAAGTGAATACGCTTCCTGTGGAGAAAAAACCGCGTCTTTTGCATGTGATCTGGCATGACCCCATCTGGACCACAGGAAGAAATACCTTTGTCGACGAATTCATTCGACTCGGAGGAGGATTGAACGTGGTTTCTGACCTTGAGGGGTACGTCACGTTGAGCTTAGAAGAATTCCTGCGCAGAAACCCCGATATCATCACTGTGGTGAGTACCCATGGTAGTGAGGCGGTTTCCTACGAGTTTCTCCTTTCGGATGAACGTTTACGAGCAATCAGAGCAATTCAGGAAGGGAAAGTTTTTCTTGTCGATAGCGATCTTGTTTCTCGGCCTGGACCGAGGGTTATCGAAGCAGTATCGGTTTTCGCCCGAGTTTTACATCCTGAGATTTTTGGTATTTATGAATCACCGACAAAGTAAACGGGCGCTTGCCCTTTTTTCCTTGATTCTTGCTGGCATATTCCTCAGCATATGGTTTGCGGCGGGGGTGGGGGAGGGACGTTATCGTCTTTTGGATTCGATGGCTCTTTTTTCTCCTTCTCGCCTTTCTGCCACCGAAAAGACCATTCTGTTAAGGGTGCGCTTACCCCGGGTGGTGCTCTCGTTTATGGTGGGTGGGGGACTTGCTATGTGTGGAGCTGTCTTGCAGGGTATCTTTCAAAATCCTCTGGTGGATCCCTATGTTCTGGGAGTGAGTTCAGGAGCAGCTCTGGGGGCGGTCATCGCCATTCTGAGTCATGTGTACTTTGGACTTTTTACGGTCCCCCTTTTTGCTTTTCTTGTAGCTATGTTGACGGCTTTTCTTGTTTTTCGCCTGAGTCTTTTGGGCAAAAAGATGCCTCTTGAAGTCCTCCTTTTGGCTGGTATCGCCATGGGGTTTCTGCTCTCGGCATTCATTTCCCTGGGGATGTTCATTGCTGGAGAAAATCTCCATCAGGTGGTGTTCTGGACCATGGGAGGACTCTGGGGTCGGGGATGGCTTGAAGTCAAGATGATTTCCCCATTCTTTGTGATAGGAGTTCCCTTTCTTTTCTTCTTTGCTCGGGAACTCAACACCTTTCTTTTGGGAGAGAAGGTTGCTCGGAGTCTCGGAGTCGATGTGGAGGGGGTCAAACGGTGGTTAATTCTGGCGGTTTCGCTGATTGTGGCTGCCTGCGTCTCGGTGAGTGGGGTCATTGGATTTGTGGGGCTCCTTGTTCCCCATATTCTGAGGCTTTTGGGCTATCAGGACCATCGCTTCCTTTTGCCCCTGGCTTTGTTTCTTGGAGGGATGGTGCTTCTTTTTGCCGATACGCTGGCGCGGACCATTTTGTATCCAGTGGAGTTACCAGTAGGAATTATTATGAGTATCCTGGGGGCACCTTTTTTCATTTATCTTCTCCGTCGCAAAAGGAGAGAGATGTGAGTCAATACCTTTCGGTTGAAAACCTTGGTTTCCGGTACGATACGGCAAAGGTGCTTTGTGACGTGAGTTTTGCCTTAGCGAAAGGGGCCTTTATGGGAATCATTGGTCCGAATGGTTCAGGGAAAAGTACCCTCTTACATCTTCTGGCTGGTGTTCTCCCCCTTCAGGAAGGGAAGATTATTCTTGCTGGTCAGGATTCACAGCGATACAGCCGGGTAGAATGGGCCAGAAAAGTGGCCATCGTTTTTCAGGAAATCCCTCCACGGGTTAACCTATCCTGCCTGGAAGTAGTCATGATGGGACG harbors:
- a CDS encoding iron ABC transporter permease, with protein sequence MNHRQSKRALALFSLILAGIFLSIWFAAGVGEGRYRLLDSMALFSPSRLSATEKTILLRVRLPRVVLSFMVGGGLAMCGAVLQGIFQNPLVDPYVLGVSSGAALGAVIAILSHVYFGLFTVPLFAFLVAMLTAFLVFRLSLLGKKMPLEVLLLAGIAMGFLLSAFISLGMFIAGENLHQVVFWTMGGLWGRGWLEVKMISPFFVIGVPFLFFFARELNTFLLGEKVARSLGVDVEGVKRWLILAVSLIVAACVSVSGVIGFVGLLVPHILRLLGYQDHRFLLPLALFLGGMVLLFADTLARTILYPVELPVGIIMSILGAPFFIYLLRRKRREM
- a CDS encoding cobalamin-binding protein produces the protein MIRRVWMVILSLYLLVFVWPVFSQEIILQDDWGREFHILNPAQRIVSLSPANTEVVFALGLGDRLIGVTNYCNYPEEAQEKEKVGNITEVDLEKVIRLEPDLVLAGSLTPREMVDKLEELGVRVFVLDAHTIDEVFGGLRKVAIIAGVRDKGEQLVQTLRDELVRITQKVNTLPVEKKPRLLHVIWHDPIWTTGRNTFVDEFIRLGGGLNVVSDLEGYVTLSLEEFLRRNPDIITVVSTHGSEAVSYEFLLSDERLRAIRAIQEGKVFLVDSDLVSRPGPRVIEAVSVFARVLHPEIFGIYESPTK